The Terriglobales bacterium genomic interval TGCTGGCACAGCCCACGCTGAGGAGCATGGTGGAGGCGGCGAGAACGGCTACAAAAGCGCGGTTCATGGGGGAAACTCCTTGAAACCCAGTGGGACGGGAAGGAAACACCCGTCACTCGACCGCATCAAGAGCACGCGTGGTGCCAACCTCTGATCCCGTGGAGCGCTATAAGCCTCTCAATATCAATTGCTTGTAGTGGGGAACTTTGGCGCGGGGGAGCGCCATCGGGCAAATGCGGCAGGGGCAGTAGAATTTTTACCGGGCGGTGGCTGATAGCATGGAAGTCACTAGCTGCGGGACCTGGGGAAGTTTGACGCTGCACGCGAGATCCTTCGCAGCTGAGGCTGCTCAGGATGACGCCGGTTTATGGATTTGAGGGAAAAAATCCGGGAGCTGCCGACCCAGCCCGGCGTGTACCTGTACAAGAACGCCGAGGGAGAGGTGATCTACGTCGGCAAGGCCAAGAACCTGCGGGCGCGGGTAAGGTCCTACTTTCTGGAGGGAGCGGCCGAAGACGCCAAGACCGGCTCCTTGCTGCGGGAGGCGGTGGACGTCGAGTACATCGTCGTGGACAACGACAAGGAAGCGCTGGCGCTCGAGAACAACCTGATCAAGCAGAAGAAACCGCGCTTCAACATCCTGCTGCGCGACGACAAGACCTACCCTTACATCAAGCTGACGATGGGCGAGCGCTACCCCCGGGTGTACGTCACCCGCAGGCTGCGCAAAGACGGCAGCGTGTACTACGGTCCGTACTTCCCCGGGAACCTGGCATGGCGGCTGGCGGACGTGATCCACCGCAACTTCCTGGTGCCGTCGTGCACCGTGGACCTGACGCGCTACCACCAGCGTCCGTGCCTGCAGTATTACATCAAGCGCTGCCTGGGGCCGTGCGTCGAGGGGCTGACCACGCCGGAGGAGTACGGGGAGGCGGTGCGCGACGTGCGCCTGTTCCTCGAGGGGCACCACGAGATGCTGGCGGATTCGCTGCGCGCGCGGATGGACGAGGCGGCGGTGAACCAGGAGTACGAGCGGGCGGCGAAGTATCGCGACCTGATCTCCACGGTGGAGCAGCTGGGGGCGCGGCAAAGGATCGCGGCGGCGGAGGGCGACGATGCCGACGTGTTCGGATATCACTACGAGAACAAGATGCTGGCGGTGAATGCGTTCCACATGCGCGGCGGGAAGATCGTGGACCGCAGGGAGTTCTTCTGGGAGGACTTACCGGAGATGGGCCCGCGCGGGGGTGCGCGGGCTACTTTGTCTGATTTTGAGCCAGGCGAGTTCTTCTCGGCGCTGGTGAAGCAGGTGTACCTGGACCAGCAGTATGTGCCCCGGCACATCTATCTGCCGGTGGAGTTTGACGACCGGGCGACGCTGGAAGAGGTGCTGACGGAGAAACGGAGGACGAAGGTCGAGGTCGTCATCCCGCAGCGCGGAGAGAAGCGTTCGCTGGTGGACCTGGCCGGGCAGAACGCCAAGCAATCCTACGAGCAGCGCTTCCGGGTGATGAAGCCGGCGCTGAAGGCCATCCAGGAGGCGCTGCAGGACGCGCTCATCCTGCCGGAGCTGCCCAAACGCATCGAGTGCTTCGACATCTCCCACATCCAGGGGGCGGAGACAGTGGCCTCGATGGTGGTGTGGGAAGAGGGGAAGATGAAGAAGTCCGATTACCGCAAGTTCATCATCCGCACGGTGGACGGCGTGGACGACTTCGCCTCGATGCGCGAGGTGGTGGGCCGTCGCTACAAGCGGGTGCAGGCGGACGAGCAGAAGATGCCGAGCCTGGTGCTGATCGACGGCGGGATCGGGCAGCTGCACGCGGCGGCGGCGGCGCTGGAGGAGCTAGGAATCATCAACCAGCCGCTGGCGTCGATCGCCAAGCGCGAGGAGATCATCTACGTGCACGGGCAGGAGAACGAGCCGGTGGCGCTGGACCATCACTCGCCGGTGCTGCACCTGGTGCAGATGATCCGCGACGAGT includes:
- the uvrC gene encoding excinuclease ABC subunit UvrC codes for the protein MDLREKIRELPTQPGVYLYKNAEGEVIYVGKAKNLRARVRSYFLEGAAEDAKTGSLLREAVDVEYIVVDNDKEALALENNLIKQKKPRFNILLRDDKTYPYIKLTMGERYPRVYVTRRLRKDGSVYYGPYFPGNLAWRLADVIHRNFLVPSCTVDLTRYHQRPCLQYYIKRCLGPCVEGLTTPEEYGEAVRDVRLFLEGHHEMLADSLRARMDEAAVNQEYERAAKYRDLISTVEQLGARQRIAAAEGDDADVFGYHYENKMLAVNAFHMRGGKIVDRREFFWEDLPEMGPRGGARATLSDFEPGEFFSALVKQVYLDQQYVPRHIYLPVEFDDRATLEEVLTEKRRTKVEVVIPQRGEKRSLVDLAGQNAKQSYEQRFRVMKPALKAIQEALQDALILPELPKRIECFDISHIQGAETVASMVVWEEGKMKKSDYRKFIIRTVDGVDDFASMREVVGRRYKRVQADEQKMPSLVLIDGGIGQLHAAAAALEELGIINQPLASIAKREEIIYVHGQENEPVALDHHSPVLHLVQMIRDESHRFAVTFHRKRREMRDRSSELLEIPGIGARTSKRLLQHFGSLRAIQQADAAALSAVVNSKQAEAILAHFRSQESGVRSQ